The Candida dubliniensis CD36 chromosome 2, complete sequence genome contains a region encoding:
- a CDS encoding hypothetical protein (possibly C. dubliniensis-specific), protein MSGNSASNFSNHAHPNPTLGQDNQTAVQEDNPTMVGSASPLQPSDQRVDDLLSQRLPKMMEKQFGTMVNEQLHPMMDKLFEAQFPKYNSTIENHVRSTYFNTATTRIIDTLKPFIQETINQAVQPRFPGSFSEPAHVLPNKHHPSISPPPTQPKTTNPPHDTEFDFNHNEASNNQEYNAADLSGSNQNQETGTLANNTEDSNDAVSVNSTMPHPPSSILSVDTTNQLKSPQQINSPTTSNHSSFGMSNTMKTHETLQQSNGYTVNSSSTVTTEKFLDVRNRIMDIERQSPRPESQNHRHQHYRKEITLHLQPTVSQSIFIH, encoded by the coding sequence ATGTCAGGCAATTCCGCATCCAACTTCTCCAACCACGCTCACCCAAATCCTACTTTGGGACAAGACAATCAAACCGCGGTCCAAGAAGATAATCCAACCATGGTCGGTAGCGCACTGCCTTTGCAACCATCAGACCAACGCGTCGACGATTTATTATCCCAACGTCTCCCAAAAATGATGGAAAAACAATTCGGAACAATGGTTAATGAGCAATTACATCCCATGAtggataaattatttgaagcTCAATTCCCAAAGTATAATTCGACCATTGAGAATCATGTACGTTCCACGTATTTTAATACTGCTACTACCAGGATCATTGACACGTTAAAACCGTTCATTCAGGAAACGATTAATCAAGCCGTTCAGCCTCGCTTTCCAGGCCTGTTCAGCGAACCTGCCCACGTTTTGCCCAATAAACATCACCCACTGATTTCTCCACCTCCGACTCaaccaaaaacaacaaatccTCCTCACGACACTGAATTCGACTTCAATCACAATGAAGCATCTAACAACCAAGAATACAATGCAGCTGATTTAAGTGGTTCCAATCAAAACCAAGAAACCGGAACATTAGCAAACAACACGGAAGATTCAAATGATGCCGTATCTGTTAATTCAACTATGCCTCATCCTCcttcttcaattctttCTGTCGATACtacaaatcaattaaaaagtCCACAACAAATTAACTCCCCAACAACATCTAATCATTCGTCTTTCGGTATGAGCAACACTATGAAGACACACGAAACTTTACAACAATCGAATGGTTATACTGTTAACAGTTCCTCAACCGTAACAACAgaaaaatttcttgatgTCCGGAATCGTATCATGGACATCGAACGTCAATCTCCAAGACCTGAGAGTCAAAATCACCGACATCAACATTATCGAAAAGAAATTACCTTACATCTACAACCCACCGTTAGCCAAAGCATCTTTATTCATTGA